A single window of Acidobacteriota bacterium DNA harbors:
- a CDS encoding CHAT domain-containing tetratricopeptide repeat protein, which produces MAMKIIPSLLLSAVAWLCVGDLPTAQESSDGNLKAAEAGRLLVRADSLKENRQLDSALVVYQSAVAQAREAGAENDSTVVQCLDGLASCYYKLSEYERCDSLYRQACSIRVVVFGPSSLEVARSLFDVGEVEAVLGRYEESVSLLNQSLELQELHLGPSHIELEPCLRELGNALSMLGRLPEAETALKRAIAIVEQTRGPDDVAVVSNLNYLGNLYVKQSRFVEAEPLFKRAITLVEKQLGRDHPKLSTVRFYLADLYMSQHRDNEAEPLLKQALAVQERTYGPEDDQVAPYLASLAVVYWRQGRFEEAVPHMKRAQRIFESVYGPDHPVVASVLNNLGTILIGQGNLAEAERSFERALEIWSKVAHDVARRITTLHNLAVVYFMQDKYDQAEDLWAQVLAHRTELLGADHPEVGMVRLSLGRLFEEQGRYEDAEREFGQARTIFAEQWGPGSLGVSACLHGLSDVYAATGRYAQAEEFTADALSLESKELRTGHPSLNRGLHLMAVIHGSLGEYESSRANMCELLDARHRFIAHVFSYASEEQKLRYVDQQPLVDEVMLSLALIDGSEETRSAALEMLVKGKGVIIDAMSAENAIISCKPGSELGQTAEQYSFLCKMISTLAMSGRESMVSQQTADRLKTLSQARDSIEAELSLSCLEFKDELDRGNFSLQNVLEALPPGSVYLDYARFRPVDFSKVGSYQQKLGSSRYLAFTLDHDGHSTLHDLGDANQIDSLVRSCRRLIYNAGAELHSPLADVAEERLREVTDRLYERLFLPLVEELGGRESLFVSTDGLLTLLPFEILSCPDRSFLIENYRICYLSSGRDILRFVEGPVLAGEAAVFADPDFDNAGVSAANVAEVTQFGSDSVSGTQWYAARAGDCPAVGFDRLARSRSEAASIVGILRQAGKVRVGEYYGTEALEDVLKSMAAPPRVLHLATHGFFCPMSDTSESLVAGNPLLRCGLAFAGANRAGFPAGDNAPGAEDGILTGLEAAGLDLVGTELVTLAACETGLGELVDGEGVFGLRRAFQRAGAQTIVMSLWKVPDQETAELMDGFYRRWCGGASKLDALRESALDVLNRSRTERGRSHPLLWGGFILAGNPY; this is translated from the coding sequence ATGGCAATGAAAATTATTCCGAGCCTGCTGCTGTCGGCCGTTGCCTGGCTTTGCGTAGGCGACCTGCCAACGGCGCAGGAGTCATCCGACGGCAACCTGAAGGCGGCCGAGGCAGGCCGACTTCTCGTCCGGGCTGACTCGCTCAAGGAAAACCGACAACTCGATTCCGCCCTTGTCGTGTATCAGTCGGCCGTTGCACAGGCGAGGGAGGCCGGGGCGGAGAATGACTCGACCGTCGTTCAATGTCTGGACGGTCTGGCGAGCTGCTATTATAAACTGTCGGAATACGAGAGGTGCGATTCGCTGTATCGCCAAGCCTGCTCGATTCGGGTGGTCGTTTTCGGACCGTCCAGCCTCGAAGTCGCTCGTTCCCTTTTCGACGTGGGCGAGGTTGAGGCAGTACTGGGGCGGTATGAAGAGTCAGTCTCCCTGTTAAACCAGTCTCTGGAACTTCAGGAACTTCACCTGGGCCCGTCCCACATCGAACTCGAACCGTGCCTCCGGGAACTCGGCAACGCGCTTTCGATGCTTGGCCGCCTGCCGGAGGCGGAAACGGCGCTTAAGCGGGCTATTGCCATCGTGGAACAGACAAGGGGGCCTGACGATGTGGCGGTTGTTTCGAATCTTAACTACCTCGGCAACCTCTACGTCAAGCAGTCTCGTTTTGTCGAAGCAGAACCACTCTTCAAGCGAGCGATCACGCTGGTGGAGAAACAATTGGGCCGTGACCACCCGAAACTGTCCACGGTCCGTTTTTATCTCGCCGACCTGTACATGTCGCAGCATCGCGATAATGAAGCGGAGCCGCTGCTCAAACAGGCCCTGGCTGTTCAGGAGAGAACGTACGGGCCGGAGGATGACCAGGTGGCGCCGTATCTGGCCAGCCTGGCGGTCGTCTACTGGAGGCAGGGACGGTTTGAGGAAGCGGTGCCGCACATGAAACGTGCCCAGCGAATATTCGAGAGCGTGTATGGTCCCGACCATCCCGTCGTGGCCAGCGTGCTGAACAACCTCGGTACTATTCTGATCGGTCAGGGCAACCTTGCCGAGGCCGAGCGCAGCTTCGAACGTGCCTTGGAGATTTGGAGCAAAGTGGCTCACGACGTTGCCCGGCGAATTACGACCCTGCACAATCTTGCGGTCGTGTATTTCATGCAGGACAAGTACGATCAGGCGGAAGACCTGTGGGCGCAGGTCCTCGCTCACCGCACGGAACTCCTGGGGGCCGATCATCCGGAGGTCGGCATGGTCCGGCTCAGCCTGGGACGGCTGTTTGAGGAACAGGGCCGGTACGAGGACGCCGAGCGCGAGTTCGGGCAAGCCCGGACGATCTTTGCCGAGCAATGGGGACCCGGCAGCCTGGGCGTCTCGGCATGCCTGCACGGTCTGAGCGACGTTTATGCGGCCACCGGCCGGTACGCTCAGGCCGAAGAATTCACGGCCGACGCGTTGTCGCTGGAGAGTAAGGAACTCCGCACCGGTCACCCCTCGCTCAATCGTGGGTTGCATCTGATGGCGGTGATTCATGGATCCCTGGGAGAGTACGAGTCGAGCCGTGCGAACATGTGCGAATTGCTTGACGCCAGGCACCGCTTTATCGCCCATGTTTTCTCGTACGCCTCGGAAGAGCAAAAGCTCAGATACGTCGATCAGCAGCCGCTTGTCGATGAGGTGATGCTTTCGCTGGCTCTCATCGATGGTTCCGAAGAGACCCGATCCGCCGCGCTTGAAATGCTGGTGAAAGGCAAAGGTGTCATCATTGATGCCATGTCCGCCGAAAATGCGATCATTTCCTGTAAGCCGGGCAGCGAACTGGGGCAGACGGCAGAGCAGTATTCGTTTCTGTGCAAGATGATATCCACGCTGGCCATGTCCGGACGCGAGAGTATGGTGTCGCAGCAGACGGCGGACCGGCTGAAGACTCTGTCTCAGGCCAGGGATTCGATCGAAGCGGAGCTCAGTTTGAGCTGTCTTGAATTCAAGGACGAACTGGACCGGGGTAATTTCTCGCTGCAGAACGTACTCGAGGCGCTGCCCCCGGGCAGCGTCTACCTGGACTATGCGCGATTTCGCCCGGTTGACTTCTCGAAGGTCGGCTCATATCAACAAAAACTGGGATCGTCCCGCTATCTCGCCTTTACGCTCGATCACGACGGCCATAGCACCCTGCACGACCTCGGCGATGCGAACCAGATCGACAGCTTGGTCAGGAGTTGCCGCCGGCTGATCTACAATGCAGGGGCCGAGTTGCATTCGCCGCTGGCGGACGTCGCCGAAGAACGGCTTCGAGAAGTCACCGACCGGCTGTATGAAAGGTTGTTTCTCCCGCTGGTCGAGGAGCTCGGTGGCAGGGAAAGCCTTTTTGTCTCGACTGACGGCCTGCTTACTCTTCTGCCCTTCGAAATCCTGTCGTGTCCGGACCGGTCGTTTCTGATAGAGAACTACCGAATATGCTATCTTTCGTCAGGACGGGATATCCTTCGATTCGTGGAAGGTCCGGTGTTGGCCGGTGAGGCCGCTGTTTTTGCCGACCCGGATTTTGATAACGCCGGTGTCTCCGCCGCCAACGTCGCCGAGGTGACGCAGTTCGGCTCGGATTCGGTGTCGGGCACGCAATGGTATGCCGCGCGCGCAGGCGACTGCCCGGCTGTCGGCTTTGACCGTCTGGCCCGAAGCCGCTCCGAGGCGGCGTCGATTGTCGGCATCCTCAGGCAAGCGGGGAAGGTGAGGGTCGGCGAATACTACGGTACCGAGGCTCTGGAAGATGTCTTGAAATCCATGGCTGCTCCGCCGCGCGTTCTGCATCTGGCGACGCACGGCTTTTTTTGCCCGATGTCGGACACGTCCGAATCTCTCGTTGCCGGCAACCCGTTGCTTCGGTGCGGCCTGGCCTTCGCCGGAGCCAATAGGGCCGGCTTTCCTGCCGGGGACAACGCTCCGGGGGCGGAAGACGGTATCCTGACCGGCCTGGAGGCCGCCGGCCTTGATCTGGTCGGAACGGAACTGGTGACCCTGGCCGCGTGCGAAACGGGCCTGGGCGAACTGGTGGATGGAGAGGGCGTCTTCGGTCTGCGCCGGGCTTTCCAGCGTGCCGGGGCGCAGACTATCGTGATGAGCCTGTGGAAAGTCCCCGATCAGGAAACAGCCGAATTGATGGACGGTTTCTACCGACGGTGGTGCGGCGGGGCATCAAAGCTGGATGCGCTCCGCGAGTCAGCTCTTGACGTCCTTAACCGGTCACGGACCGAACGAGGACGCAGTCATCCGTTGCTCTGGGGCGGATTTATCCTGGCCGGCAACCCGTACTGA
- a CDS encoding FAD:protein FMN transferase, with protein MKFRAMNPDRARRRLTGWLVAAGLLAGCSDNPAPAGPVVIRGETMGTVYSVKISHAADLAHEQIELARRGIDSLLQAVNAQMSCYLKSSEISRFNYRKKTDWFLVSAATARIIEQSLGVSRETGGTFDITVGPLVNLWGFGPPTTDRRLPTPEEITRAMARTGYARIAVRLDPPALKKDNAGVYCDLAAIAKGYGVDEIARYLDSAGLSDYLVEIGGEMKARGRNDRDQVWQIGIETPDGDSGVQKVASLVNCAMATSGDYRNYFETGGVRYSHLIDPRTGQPIRHRLASVTVIHDSCWYADAMATAINILGPADGYALALGKGLAALLVVRTPDGFVERMTPQFESLLAAPAVPSST; from the coding sequence ATGAAGTTCAGAGCGATGAATCCCGACCGGGCGCGGCGGCGGCTGACCGGATGGCTGGTTGCCGCCGGGCTTCTTGCCGGCTGCTCGGACAACCCGGCCCCTGCCGGACCGGTTGTCATCCGCGGCGAAACCATGGGGACCGTATACAGTGTCAAAATCAGCCACGCAGCCGACCTTGCGCATGAGCAGATCGAACTGGCCAGGCGGGGCATCGACAGCCTGTTGCAGGCCGTCAACGCTCAGATGTCCTGCTACCTGAAGAGTTCGGAGATTTCGCGGTTCAACTACCGGAAGAAAACCGACTGGTTCCTCGTGTCGGCCGCCACGGCACGCATCATCGAACAGTCTCTGGGGGTAAGTCGGGAAACGGGTGGTACGTTTGATATTACGGTTGGCCCGCTGGTGAACCTCTGGGGATTCGGTCCCCCGACGACCGATCGCAGGCTACCGACACCCGAAGAAATCACCCGGGCCATGGCGCGCACCGGGTACGCCAGGATCGCCGTCCGGCTGGATCCGCCTGCCTTGAAAAAGGACAACGCGGGGGTCTACTGTGATCTGGCGGCAATCGCCAAGGGCTACGGCGTTGACGAAATCGCCCGGTACCTTGACTCGGCAGGCCTGTCCGACTATCTCGTCGAGATCGGCGGGGAGATGAAAGCGCGGGGTCGCAACGACAGGGATCAGGTGTGGCAGATCGGCATAGAGACTCCCGACGGGGATTCGGGTGTGCAGAAAGTCGCGTCTCTTGTCAATTGCGCCATGGCAACGTCCGGAGACTATCGAAACTACTTCGAGACAGGCGGCGTCCGCTATTCACACCTCATCGATCCCAGGACAGGACAGCCGATAAGGCACCGCCTGGCCTCGGTGACGGTGATCCATGATTCCTGCTGGTACGCCGATGCGATGGCGACGGCGATCAATATCCTGGGCCCGGCGGACGGCTATGCGCTGGCGCTCGGCAAAGGTCTGGCGGCGTTACTCGTTGTGAGAACTCCGGACGGCTTTGTCGAAAGGATGACCCCGCAGTTTGAAAGCCTGCTTGCGGCTCCGGCTGTGCCGTCTTCCACTTGA
- a CDS encoding cytochrome c3 family protein, translated as MQAHRKPTFLIILTVVAAVAAVGGYWVGEESSDTSRFFLSSSGGDVVFEHGAHTEMAAGCESCHHDLLLADSRQPCSTCHGDDVAAEDFDHDDLKTISAHSCETCHEVNDQAEAGSCRSCHPSAQDAEPQTVACGQCHDGYSADLMTHDEMQEIEGHACEGCHVIEAVSTVYHRQCEGCHLAESPEKFATETGESQCQSCHLR; from the coding sequence ATGCAGGCGCACAGAAAACCCACTTTCCTGATAATTCTTACCGTCGTGGCCGCCGTTGCGGCCGTGGGCGGCTACTGGGTGGGAGAGGAATCCTCGGACACCAGCCGATTCTTCCTGAGTAGCTCCGGCGGCGACGTGGTGTTCGAGCACGGGGCGCATACGGAAATGGCCGCGGGGTGTGAAAGCTGCCACCATGATCTCCTGCTGGCCGATTCACGGCAGCCGTGCAGCACTTGTCACGGCGACGACGTTGCGGCGGAGGATTTCGATCATGATGACCTCAAGACCATCTCGGCGCACAGTTGCGAGACATGCCACGAGGTCAACGACCAGGCCGAGGCAGGGTCATGTCGCAGTTGCCACCCGTCGGCTCAGGACGCGGAACCGCAAACGGTGGCCTGCGGGCAGTGCCACGACGGCTACTCGGCCGATTTGATGACCCACGACGAGATGCAGGAAATCGAGGGGCACGCGTGCGAAGGGTGCCACGTCATTGAGGCGGTCAGTACCGTGTACCACCGTCAGTGTGAGGGCTGTCACCTTGCCGAAAGCCCCGAGAAGTTTGCCACCGAAACCGGAGAAAGCCAGTGTCAATCGTGTCACCTGAGGTGA
- a CDS encoding kelch repeat-containing protein, which translates to MKRRSRVCLVILIALNVLAGFAYGQGPGYWFERPELPEARQEVLPAVLDGRIYVVGGYTPSLVVSGSVYVYDPAANTWSTAALLPEARHHCATAVVDGVLYAIGGYSNAGLPWIATSTVWAYEPSTDSWAPRAPLATARGEHSAVAYDGLIYVFGGNNTYGDDLASVEVYDPQMDSWSPGTSMPTARHHPGVAVIDSLIYVVGGRIGYWGESLELVPVTEAYSPASDTWYTLADMLTPRSAFSTAALGGKLYTFGGEIPDIYEEVELYDPGTDTWEPLTPMLTPRHGTNAAVIGDTIFVVAGAYQTGAGASDANEGFVVGSCTDGDLDGYGDPGHAENTCPVDNCSVLYNPAQVDTDGDGIGNDCDDCPLDPYNDVDGDGLCADVDNCPFVYNPLQEDGDSDNVGDACCCEGTIGNVMLLGECEYSDQTVDVSDLTNLIDFLFISRQPICCLAEADIGPEAEPDGVVDISDLTRMIKYLFITYEPLPPCPVAVDSTIAFTSERDGAGDIYLMKIDGSHVRRLTDDPAYDAGPSWSPDGSRIAFVSTRGGNPDIYVMNADGSSVQQLTSHTAMDFWPQWSPDGVHIVFASWRDGQGEIYVIHADGSNLQRLTDTPSSSEDFPAWSPDGSQIVFSRINDNEGTFIMDADGSDEHKLMDIVCFEPDWSPDGTRIVFGSDHAGFRGIYIINADGSGLQKLSTTYAGENCPDWSADGKQIVFASWQDGDGEIYIMNVDGTNRRKLTNNSAHDEFPAWRSLVPPAAKGSRIP; encoded by the coding sequence ATGAAACGCCGTTCCCGTGTCTGTCTCGTCATCCTGATAGCGTTGAATGTCTTAGCCGGGTTTGCCTATGGCCAGGGGCCCGGTTACTGGTTCGAACGTCCTGAGCTGCCGGAAGCCAGACAGGAGGTTCTGCCGGCCGTGCTCGACGGGCGCATCTACGTTGTGGGCGGGTATACCCCCAGCCTGGTCGTGAGTGGCAGTGTCTATGTGTATGATCCAGCCGCCAATACCTGGTCGACAGCGGCCCTGCTGCCCGAGGCCCGCCATCACTGTGCCACGGCCGTGGTGGACGGGGTACTTTACGCGATCGGTGGCTACAGCAATGCCGGCCTGCCGTGGATCGCTACGAGCACCGTCTGGGCTTATGAGCCATCGACCGATAGCTGGGCGCCTCGAGCCCCCCTGGCCACGGCTCGGGGTGAACACAGCGCTGTGGCCTACGATGGTCTTATCTACGTATTCGGCGGCAACAACACCTACGGTGATGATCTGGCTTCGGTCGAGGTGTATGATCCGCAGATGGATAGCTGGTCTCCGGGCACGAGCATGCCTACGGCCCGTCACCACCCGGGAGTAGCGGTAATCGATTCCCTGATCTACGTAGTGGGCGGGAGAATCGGCTACTGGGGAGAGTCTCTCGAGCTGGTCCCGGTGACTGAAGCATACTCGCCGGCCAGCGATACCTGGTACACACTGGCAGACATGCTGACGCCGCGCAGCGCGTTTTCGACGGCGGCCCTTGGCGGAAAGCTGTATACGTTTGGCGGGGAGATTCCGGACATCTACGAGGAAGTAGAGTTGTATGATCCCGGCACCGATACCTGGGAGCCGCTGACGCCCATGCTCACGCCGCGCCACGGAACCAACGCGGCAGTCATCGGAGACACGATCTTCGTAGTGGCCGGTGCCTATCAGACGGGAGCCGGGGCCAGCGATGCCAACGAGGGTTTTGTGGTCGGATCCTGTACGGATGGTGATCTCGACGGTTACGGCGATCCCGGTCACGCCGAGAACACGTGCCCGGTTGACAACTGTTCTGTACTTTACAACCCGGCCCAGGTGGATACAGACGGTGATGGGATCGGCAACGACTGCGACGACTGCCCGCTGGATCCGTACAACGACGTCGACGGGGACGGTCTGTGTGCCGACGTCGACAACTGCCCCTTCGTATACAACCCGCTTCAGGAGGACGGCGACAGCGATAATGTCGGCGATGCCTGCTGCTGTGAGGGCACGATAGGCAATGTCATGCTACTGGGCGAGTGCGAATACAGCGATCAGACAGTCGATGTCAGCGATCTGACCAACCTCATTGATTTCCTGTTCATCTCTCGCCAACCGATCTGTTGCCTGGCCGAGGCCGACATCGGCCCGGAGGCAGAGCCCGACGGCGTGGTCGATATCTCGGACCTGACGCGGATGATCAAGTATCTGTTTATCACCTATGAGCCGCTGCCGCCGTGCCCGGTCGCAGTTGACTCAACGATTGCCTTCACGTCAGAACGGGACGGTGCAGGGGACATCTACCTCATGAAGATCGACGGCAGCCACGTACGCCGTCTGACGGACGATCCGGCCTACGACGCCGGGCCGAGCTGGTCGCCCGACGGTTCACGGATTGCCTTCGTGTCGACCCGAGGCGGGAACCCCGATATCTACGTCATGAATGCCGACGGCAGCAGCGTGCAACAACTGACATCCCATACCGCTATGGATTTCTGGCCTCAGTGGTCGCCCGATGGCGTGCACATAGTGTTCGCATCATGGCGCGACGGCCAGGGCGAGATTTATGTCATTCATGCAGACGGCTCCAATCTGCAGCGTCTGACCGATACCCCTTCCAGCTCCGAGGATTTTCCCGCATGGTCACCAGACGGTAGTCAGATTGTCTTCTCCCGCATCAACGACAATGAAGGCACCTTCATAATGGATGCCGATGGCAGCGATGAGCATAAGTTGATGGATATCGTCTGCTTCGAACCGGACTGGTCGCCGGATGGCACCCGTATTGTCTTTGGTTCCGATCATGCAGGTTTCCGGGGGATCTATATCATCAATGCCGACGGCAGCGGCCTGCAGAAACTGTCGACCACTTATGCCGGCGAGAACTGCCCGGATTGGTCTGCCGACGGCAAGCAGATCGTATTTGCATCGTGGCAGGACGGCGACGGGGAAATCTACATAATGAACGTGGACGGCACTAACCGGCGGAAGTTGACCAACAACAGCGCCCATGACGAATTTCCGGCGTGGCGATCACTTGTGCCGCCTGCTGCGAAAGGCAGCAGAATTCCGTAG
- a CDS encoding 4Fe-4S dicluster domain-containing protein produces the protein MNSIRTLFRTLGHIGDCASHEEKISAIADPPYVCIPLEYPGQILYKPLVQAGDTVRRNQIIGRSGQGNCVHASVSGTVKEIRPVWTARSYNVPSVVIERNGGAPLSVGEVFEQYGVRFASASRIQKMKALGVVSPWTLPGKFHREEEVEEFPEVRQIIIKGKNEEPSIFTFELLLEQESEKVTRGIQQLTSIAPNALIWLTVPRRLAAWARETFGDSVKVAPLGDGYKDRLERLLVPRLTGITIANTAPYRQEGIAVISVEYLLAMVDALEGRSPFTHKHLTVAGHNVSRPVTVKFPIGTPIRTLLESQQLHDKSFARLLVGGPMKGIAQFSDETPLTKSCHGLYVISADQLPLEVNLTCINCGRCTRACPLNLQVHLIGRYVEYNLLLEARGFHPEACNECGLCAYVCPAHRPLVQLITMCNQYDEHADGQNV, from the coding sequence ATGAATTCCATACGGACACTTTTCAGGACCCTTGGCCACATCGGGGATTGCGCCTCACATGAGGAGAAGATTTCCGCAATCGCCGACCCGCCGTACGTCTGCATCCCGCTGGAGTATCCGGGCCAGATCCTGTACAAGCCCCTGGTGCAGGCGGGTGATACGGTGCGCAGGAACCAGATCATCGGCCGGTCCGGGCAGGGTAATTGTGTCCACGCGTCGGTAAGCGGAACAGTGAAGGAGATCAGGCCCGTCTGGACTGCGCGAAGCTACAACGTGCCCTCGGTCGTGATTGAGCGAAACGGCGGCGCCCCGCTGTCGGTGGGCGAAGTCTTTGAGCAGTACGGCGTGCGGTTTGCCTCGGCGTCCCGGATACAGAAAATGAAGGCCCTGGGGGTTGTCTCGCCGTGGACTCTGCCGGGCAAGTTCCACCGTGAAGAGGAGGTGGAGGAGTTCCCCGAGGTCAGACAGATCATTATCAAGGGAAAAAACGAAGAACCCAGTATTTTCACGTTCGAACTGCTGCTTGAGCAGGAATCTGAGAAAGTGACTCGGGGGATTCAGCAACTGACCAGCATCGCCCCCAATGCTCTGATCTGGCTGACCGTGCCGAGGCGCCTGGCTGCCTGGGCGCGTGAGACTTTCGGCGACTCCGTCAAAGTTGCGCCCCTTGGGGACGGTTACAAGGACCGTCTGGAGCGGCTGCTTGTCCCGCGCCTGACCGGGATCACGATAGCCAACACCGCCCCGTACCGGCAGGAAGGGATTGCCGTCATATCGGTCGAGTACCTCCTGGCCATGGTCGACGCGCTTGAAGGCCGCAGCCCGTTCACGCACAAGCACCTGACTGTCGCCGGGCATAACGTCTCCAGACCCGTTACGGTCAAGTTCCCTATAGGCACACCCATCCGAACACTCCTGGAGAGCCAGCAGCTTCACGACAAGTCGTTCGCACGCCTGCTGGTCGGGGGGCCGATGAAGGGAATCGCGCAGTTTAGTGACGAAACTCCCCTCACCAAGTCCTGTCACGGTCTTTACGTGATATCAGCGGATCAATTGCCGCTGGAGGTGAACCTTACGTGCATAAACTGCGGCCGGTGTACGCGGGCGTGCCCGCTTAACCTGCAGGTGCACCTGATCGGCCGCTACGTCGAATATAACCTGCTGCTTGAGGCCAGGGGATTTCACCCGGAAGCCTGCAATGAGTGCGGGTTGTGCGCCTATGTCTGTCCGGCTCACAGGCCGCTGGTACAACTTATCACTATGTGTAATCAGTACGATGAGCACGCCGATGGTCAGAACGTATGA